One part of the Cottoperca gobio chromosome 14, fCotGob3.1, whole genome shotgun sequence genome encodes these proteins:
- the LOC115018549 gene encoding flavin-containing monooxygenase FMO GS-OX-like 4 isoform X1, with protein sequence MRSFKTVQRVLANQTSSLVNLYKFRHYRTRMLLQRVAVVGAGAAGLCAARHILSRVNSFAPPVVFELTDNIGGTWCYDERVGTYDNGRPVHSSMYRDLRTNLPKEVMMFPDFPFDPQLSSFLPHQEVQRYLEKYCHEHHIWPHVRFNTAVENVRPVVLSAEGEKDRTTWEVTSSDSSGRQKTEMFDSVFVCSGHYSEPHIPHIPGTEHFKGRVLHSHAYRCAEPFSGQVVVVLGAKASGLDISIELAKVGAQVTLSHAGPLLTCPLPAEIQQCSPAVAVEEDGRILFQDGSVAAADALMFCTGYNFRYPFLDAAQLGLQVQDHLVSPLYHYMMPPAFPSLFFIGICKIICPFPNFHCQVQFALAVLDGSVALPSPARMEEEVRSELREKVERGVQRRHLLILEQQQWEYCRTLARTAGFTPLPPVVRSLYEEVWRQRRVHPENYRRLNYRLVGDARWELVD encoded by the exons ATGCGCAGTTTCAAAACTGTTCAGCGAGTTTTAGCGAATCAAACCAGTTCGCTTGTTAACTTATATAAGTTTAGACACTACAG GACGAGGATGCTGCTGCAGCGGGTGGCGGTGGTCGGTGCCGGGGCGGCGGGACTCTGTGCAGCCAGACACATCCTGTCCCGTGTGAACAGCTTCGCCCCCCCGGTGGTGTTCGAGCTCACAGACAACATCGGAGGCACCTGGTGCTACGACGAGCGGGTCGGGACGTACGACAACGGACGGCCCGTTCACAGCAGCATGTACAGAGACCTCCG GACCAACCTGCCCAAAGAGGTGATGATGTTCCCTGATTTCCCCTTTGACCCCCAGCTGAGCAGCTTCCTGCCGCACCAGGAGGTCCAGAGGTACCTCGAGAAATACTGCCACGAACACCACATCTGGCCTCACGTCAGA TTCAACACAGCGGTGGAAAACGTGAGGCCCGTCGTTTTGTCGGCGGAGGGCGAGAAGGACCGGACCACGTGGGAGGTGACGTCGTCTGACTCGTCCGGCCGTCAGAAGACAGAAATGTTCGACTCGGTCTTCGTCTGCTCGGG aCATTACTCTGAGCCTCACATCCCTCACATCCCGGGGACCGAGCACTTTAAAG GGCGGGTGCTCCACAGTCACGCGTACAGGTGTGCAGAGCCGTTCTCGGGGCAGGTGGTGGTCGTTCTGGGAGCCAAAGCTTCAGGATTGGACATTTCCATTGAACTGGCCAAAGTTGGTGCCCAG gtGACTCTGAGTCACGCTGGGCCTCTGCTCACCTGTCCACTTCCTGCGGAGATTCAGCAGTGCAGCCCAGCGGTGGCGGTGGAGGAGGACGGCAGGATCCTCTTCCAG gacGGCTCTGTGGCCGCCGCTGACGCTCTGATGTTCTGCACCGGGTACAACTTCCGGTACCCGTTCCTGGACGCGGCCCAGCTGGGCCTGCAGGTGCAGGATCACCTGGTGTCTCCTCTGTACCACTACATGATGCCGCCGGCCTTCCCCTCGCTCTTCTTCATCGGCATCTGCAAGATCATCTGCCCCTTCCCCAACTTCCACTGCCAG GTCCAGTTCGCTCTGGCCGTGTTGGACGGCTCCGTCGCGTTACCGTCTCCGGCTcggatggaggaggaggtccGGAGCGAGCTGCGGGAGAAGGTGGAGCGCGGCGTGCAGCGTCGCCACCTGCTGAtcttggagcagcagcagtgggagTACTGCCGGACGCTCGCTCGCACCGCCGGCTTCACGCCGCTCCCGCCGGTCGTCCGCAGCCTGTACGAGGAGGTGTGGCGCCAGAGACGGGTTCACCCCGAGAACTACCGGAGGCTCAACTACAGGCTGGTCGGAGACGCTCGCTGGGAGCTCGTCGACTGA
- the LOC115018549 gene encoding flavin-containing monooxygenase FMO GS-OX-like 4 isoform X2 gives MLLQRVAVVGAGAAGLCAARHILSRVNSFAPPVVFELTDNIGGTWCYDERVGTYDNGRPVHSSMYRDLRTNLPKEVMMFPDFPFDPQLSSFLPHQEVQRYLEKYCHEHHIWPHVRFNTAVENVRPVVLSAEGEKDRTTWEVTSSDSSGRQKTEMFDSVFVCSGHYSEPHIPHIPGTEHFKGRVLHSHAYRCAEPFSGQVVVVLGAKASGLDISIELAKVGAQVTLSHAGPLLTCPLPAEIQQCSPAVAVEEDGRILFQDGSVAAADALMFCTGYNFRYPFLDAAQLGLQVQDHLVSPLYHYMMPPAFPSLFFIGICKIICPFPNFHCQVQFALAVLDGSVALPSPARMEEEVRSELREKVERGVQRRHLLILEQQQWEYCRTLARTAGFTPLPPVVRSLYEEVWRQRRVHPENYRRLNYRLVGDARWELVD, from the exons ATGCTGCTGCAGCGGGTGGCGGTGGTCGGTGCCGGGGCGGCGGGACTCTGTGCAGCCAGACACATCCTGTCCCGTGTGAACAGCTTCGCCCCCCCGGTGGTGTTCGAGCTCACAGACAACATCGGAGGCACCTGGTGCTACGACGAGCGGGTCGGGACGTACGACAACGGACGGCCCGTTCACAGCAGCATGTACAGAGACCTCCG GACCAACCTGCCCAAAGAGGTGATGATGTTCCCTGATTTCCCCTTTGACCCCCAGCTGAGCAGCTTCCTGCCGCACCAGGAGGTCCAGAGGTACCTCGAGAAATACTGCCACGAACACCACATCTGGCCTCACGTCAGA TTCAACACAGCGGTGGAAAACGTGAGGCCCGTCGTTTTGTCGGCGGAGGGCGAGAAGGACCGGACCACGTGGGAGGTGACGTCGTCTGACTCGTCCGGCCGTCAGAAGACAGAAATGTTCGACTCGGTCTTCGTCTGCTCGGG aCATTACTCTGAGCCTCACATCCCTCACATCCCGGGGACCGAGCACTTTAAAG GGCGGGTGCTCCACAGTCACGCGTACAGGTGTGCAGAGCCGTTCTCGGGGCAGGTGGTGGTCGTTCTGGGAGCCAAAGCTTCAGGATTGGACATTTCCATTGAACTGGCCAAAGTTGGTGCCCAG gtGACTCTGAGTCACGCTGGGCCTCTGCTCACCTGTCCACTTCCTGCGGAGATTCAGCAGTGCAGCCCAGCGGTGGCGGTGGAGGAGGACGGCAGGATCCTCTTCCAG gacGGCTCTGTGGCCGCCGCTGACGCTCTGATGTTCTGCACCGGGTACAACTTCCGGTACCCGTTCCTGGACGCGGCCCAGCTGGGCCTGCAGGTGCAGGATCACCTGGTGTCTCCTCTGTACCACTACATGATGCCGCCGGCCTTCCCCTCGCTCTTCTTCATCGGCATCTGCAAGATCATCTGCCCCTTCCCCAACTTCCACTGCCAG GTCCAGTTCGCTCTGGCCGTGTTGGACGGCTCCGTCGCGTTACCGTCTCCGGCTcggatggaggaggaggtccGGAGCGAGCTGCGGGAGAAGGTGGAGCGCGGCGTGCAGCGTCGCCACCTGCTGAtcttggagcagcagcagtgggagTACTGCCGGACGCTCGCTCGCACCGCCGGCTTCACGCCGCTCCCGCCGGTCGTCCGCAGCCTGTACGAGGAGGTGTGGCGCCAGAGACGGGTTCACCCCGAGAACTACCGGAGGCTCAACTACAGGCTGGTCGGAGACGCTCGCTGGGAGCTCGTCGACTGA
- the LOC115018550 gene encoding P2Y purinoceptor 3-like yields MGLSQISNVTPDIGLAAAAAASNHPNTSGTSPVPPSSCSIDESYKYVFLPVCYSLTFVFSLTLNSVVLLRSCCHHSGCCGGGGGGGRRWNTSLIYMVNLATTDLMYGLSLPFLVASYVLRDRWVFGDFMCRLVRFLFYFNLYCSIFFLTCISVHRYLGICHPMRTITLESKRVVKATCALVWVVVFILTCPIFRFAQTGYVRRGGGGGVGLGGASEVGNITGSQLEDEGGYMNCWDDAIDKEFADYVPYGIVLHLLGFFVPFVIIAWCYSQVVRTIFQTLRSPPSSMEGGEDGPVGDGATEGERERTSVSISGSQYSHYIRRRRKSIKTIVTITLLFALCFLPFHVTRTLFLLLRRGQLGGCTLMKTVSICYKVTRPLASCNAWLNALLYFLTGDKGAPCCWPAEPAVRRDRRSGSLWWPLKILKKDGAGEDDHEAAEKIERVVHMENESKSSRVIF; encoded by the exons ATGGGATTGAGCCAAATCTCAAACGTCACTCCAGACATCGGCTTggcagcggcggcggcggcaagCAACCATCCCAACACCTCCGGCACCTCGCCTGTCCCACCGTCGTCCTGCAGCATCGATGAATCCTACAAGTACGTTTTTCTGCCCGTTTGCTACTCGCTGACCTTCGTCTTCAGCCTCACCCTCAACTCGGTGGTGCTGCTGCGCTCCTGCTGCCACCACAGCGGTTGCTGTGGCGGTGGTGGCGGCGGCGGCAGGCGCTGGAACACCTCGCTGATCTACATGGTGAACCTCGCCACCACTGACCTGATGTACGGCCTGTCGCTGCCCTTCCTGGTGGCGAGCTACGTGCTGAGGGACCGCTGGGTGTTCGGGGATTTCATGTGCCGCCTCGTCCGCTTCCTCTTCTACTTCAACCTCTACTgctccatcttcttcctcaCCTGCATCTCCGTGCACAG GTACCTGGGGATCTGCCACCCCATGAGGACCATCACTCTGGAGAGCAAGCGGGTGGTGAAGGCGACCTGCGCGCTGGTGTGGGTGGTGGTCTTCATCCTCACCTGCCCCATCTTCAGGTTCGCCCAGACGGGATACGTGAGGcgaggcggcggcggcggtgTCGGGCTTGGAGGGGCGAGTGAAGTCGGGAACATCACTGGATCTCAGTTGGAAGACGAGGGCGGGTACATGAACTGCTGGGACGACGCCATCGATAAGGAGTTCGCCGACTACGTCCCGTACGGCATCGTGCTCCATCTGCTGGGCTTCTTCGTGCCCTTCGTCATCATCGCCTGGTGCTACTCTCAGGTGGTCAGGACAATATTTCAAACGCTGCGCTCCCCTCCCAGCTCGATGGAGGGCGGCGAGGACGGCCCGGTGGGAGACGGGGCGACGGAGGGAGAGCGGGAGAGAACCTCGGTCTCCATCTCTGGATCGCAGTACTCGCACTACATCCGACGGCGGCGGAAATCCATCAAAACCATCGTGACCATCACGCTGCTGTTCGCGCTCTGCTTCCTGCCCTTCCACGTGACCCGCACGCTCTTCCTGCTCCTGCGGCGGGGGCAGCTTGGCGGCTGCACGTTAATGAAGACCGTCTCCATCTGCTACAAGGTCACGCGGCCGCTAGCCTCCTGCAACGCCTGGCTCAACGCCCTCCTGTACTTCCTGACGGGGGATAAGGGCGCCCCCTGCTGCTGGCCGGCAGAGCCCGCCGTGCGCCGAGACCGCCGGAGCGGCTCCCTCTGGTGGCCGCTGAAGATCCTGAAGAAAGACGGAGCGGGGGAGGACGACCACGAGGCGGCCGAGAAGATTGAAAGGGTGGTGCACATGGAAAACGAGTCAAAGTCCTCGAGGGTCATCTTCTAG